From one Bacteroides eggerthii genomic stretch:
- a CDS encoding outer membrane beta-barrel protein: protein MKRLALLVCLLIGTMAAHAQFEKGKWFVNPSVTGLNFSYNTETDKAHFGLEAKGGAFLVDNVALLIDAGAKWQGGGTDVYTLGVGGRYYISKVGVFLGAGVDLNRYDWDGGDKTRFGFGMEAGYAFFLSRTVTIEPAVYWDIDKDRSEFGLKVGFGFYF, encoded by the coding sequence ATGAAAAGATTAGCATTACTCGTGTGCCTGCTTATTGGTACTATGGCTGCCCACGCGCAATTTGAAAAAGGGAAATGGTTCGTGAATCCTTCCGTTACGGGGCTCAACTTCTCCTATAATACAGAAACGGACAAAGCCCATTTCGGCCTTGAAGCCAAAGGCGGTGCGTTTTTGGTGGATAATGTAGCTCTGCTGATAGATGCCGGTGCGAAATGGCAAGGCGGGGGAACGGATGTCTATACGTTGGGTGTGGGCGGACGTTACTACATCAGTAAGGTAGGCGTTTTCTTGGGAGCCGGCGTAGACCTGAACCGTTACGATTGGGACGGTGGAGATAAAACCCGTTTCGGCTTCGGCATGGAGGCCGGTTATGCATTTTTCCTGTCACGCACAGTGACCATTGAACCTGCCGTTTATTGGGATATAGACAAAGACCGTTCGGAGTTCGGGCTGAAAGTGGGATTCGGTTTCTACTTCTAA
- a CDS encoding chromate transporter yields the protein MLFLQLFYTFFKIGLFGFGGGYAMLSMIQGEVVTRYGWLTSQEFTDIVAISQMTPGPIGINSATYVGYTTIAAHYGTSMGVLGSCIATFAVVLPSFILMLTISKFFLKYQKHPAVEAVFSGLRPAVVGLLASAALVLMNAENFSSPDEDMYSFIISSIIFLIAFIGTRKYKANPILMIIACGIAGLLLY from the coding sequence ATGCTTTTTCTTCAACTATTCTATACATTCTTTAAAATCGGCCTTTTCGGTTTTGGCGGCGGATACGCCATGCTGTCCATGATACAGGGTGAAGTAGTGACCCGGTACGGCTGGTTGACATCACAGGAATTCACAGATATCGTAGCCATCAGCCAGATGACACCCGGTCCCATCGGTATCAATTCCGCAACTTATGTAGGGTACACCACGATAGCGGCGCATTATGGCACAAGCATGGGAGTGTTGGGATCGTGCATTGCTACTTTCGCCGTAGTGCTTCCCTCGTTCATCCTGATGCTCACTATCAGCAAATTCTTTCTGAAATACCAAAAGCATCCGGCGGTGGAAGCCGTATTCAGCGGACTTCGCCCTGCCGTAGTGGGATTGTTGGCATCGGCGGCACTGGTCTTGATGAATGCGGAGAACTTCAGTTCGCCCGATGAAGACATGTACTCTTTCATAATCAGTAGCATCATCTTCCTTATAGCTTTCATCGGAACAAGAAAGTACAAGGCCAACCCCATATTAATGATTATAGCGTGTGGAATAGCCGGGCTGCTACTCTATTAG
- a CDS encoding glycoside hydrolase family 10 protein: protein MKFRNLLLLLLLCVQVLTIQAQQTPAANHPKREFRAAWIQAVNGQFRGMPTDKLKQTLINQLNSLQGAGINAIIFQVRPEADALYASQYEPWSRFLTGVQGKVPEPYWDPMQFMIEECHKRGMEFHAWINPYRVKTSLKNELSPIHIYNSHPEWFVTYGDQLYFDPALPESRSHICKVVTDIVSRYDVDAIHMDDYFYPYPIKGKDFPDDASFARYGGGFSNKADWRRSNVNILIQKIHETVRGLKPWVKFGVSPFGIYRNQKSDPLGSDTNGLQNYDDLYADVLLWARKGWVDYNIPQIYWQIGHPAADYETLVKWWARHTENRPLFIGQSVVNTVQNSDPKNPSINQLPRKMALQRAYQTIGGSCQWPASAVVENVGKYRDALVAEYHKYPALPPVFDFMDNDAPDKVRKVKPVWTADGYILFWTAPKFKDEMNRPVQYVVYRFGSKEKVDIDDPSHIVAITRNTFYKLPYEDGKTKYRYVVTALDRLHNESKSVAKKVKL from the coding sequence ATGAAATTTAGAAATCTCCTCTTGCTATTATTGCTGTGCGTTCAGGTACTGACCATACAGGCACAGCAAACACCTGCTGCCAATCATCCCAAACGTGAATTCCGCGCCGCATGGATACAGGCTGTGAACGGACAGTTTCGTGGCATGCCCACTGATAAGCTGAAGCAGACTTTGATAAACCAGTTGAACAGCTTGCAAGGCGCAGGCATCAATGCCATTATTTTTCAGGTGCGTCCTGAGGCGGATGCATTGTATGCTTCGCAATATGAGCCATGGAGCCGCTTCCTGACGGGCGTGCAGGGGAAGGTGCCGGAGCCTTACTGGGATCCGATGCAGTTCATGATTGAGGAATGTCACAAGCGCGGCATGGAGTTTCATGCTTGGATTAACCCTTACCGCGTAAAGACTTCGTTGAAAAATGAACTTTCGCCTATCCATATTTATAACTCGCATCCGGAGTGGTTTGTGACGTACGGCGATCAGTTGTATTTTGACCCGGCATTGCCCGAAAGCCGCAGCCATATCTGTAAGGTGGTCACCGATATTGTTTCGCGTTATGATGTGGATGCCATTCACATGGATGATTACTTCTATCCTTACCCCATTAAAGGGAAGGACTTTCCGGATGATGCGAGCTTTGCACGCTATGGCGGCGGTTTCAGCAATAAGGCGGACTGGCGCCGCAGCAATGTGAATATCCTCATTCAGAAGATACACGAGACGGTTCGCGGGCTGAAGCCTTGGGTGAAGTTCGGAGTAAGTCCTTTCGGCATCTATCGCAATCAGAAAAGCGACCCGCTGGGCAGCGATACGAATGGCTTGCAGAATTATGATGATTTGTATGCCGATGTGCTTTTGTGGGCACGCAAGGGCTGGGTGGACTATAACATTCCGCAGATATACTGGCAGATAGGACATCCGGCTGCCGACTATGAAACATTGGTGAAATGGTGGGCAAGGCATACGGAGAACCGTCCGTTATTCATAGGCCAGTCTGTGGTGAATACGGTGCAGAACTCTGACCCGAAGAACCCTTCCATCAACCAGCTTCCCCGTAAGATGGCTCTGCAACGGGCCTACCAGACGATTGGCGGCAGTTGCCAATGGCCTGCCAGTGCCGTAGTGGAGAACGTAGGAAAATACCGGGACGCGCTGGTGGCCGAGTATCATAAATATCCGGCTCTGCCTCCCGTATTCGACTTTATGGACAATGACGCGCCGGACAAAGTGCGCAAAGTGAAGCCGGTATGGACTGCCGACGGCTACATCCTTTTCTGGACAGCACCGAAGTTTAAGGATGAGATGAACCGTCCTGTACAGTATGTTGTCTATCGCTTCGGCTCAAAAGAGAAGGTGGACATTGACGATCCTTCACACATTGTGGCTATCACACGCAACACTTTCTATAAGTTGCCTTATGAGGACGGCAAGACGAAATACCGCTATGTCGTTACGGCGCTCGACCGCTTGCATAACGAATCCAAGTCGGTGGCAAAGAAAGTGAAGTTGTAG
- a CDS encoding chromate transporter, which translates to MTNIYIEAFTIFFKIGAFTIGGGYAMVPLIENEIVTKRGWIAKEDFIDLLAISQSAPGILAVNISIFIGYRLRGIRGSIITALGTVLPSFLIILAIALFFHNFKDNIYVERIFKGIRPAVVALIAAPTFSMAKSAKINRHTIWIPVVSALLIWLLGFSPIWIIIAAGIGGYLFGKLRSPKVKS; encoded by the coding sequence ATGACGAACATATATATTGAAGCATTTACCATTTTCTTTAAAATCGGAGCATTCACCATCGGCGGCGGTTACGCCATGGTTCCCTTAATCGAAAACGAAATCGTTACGAAGCGCGGATGGATAGCCAAAGAAGATTTTATAGACCTGCTTGCCATATCCCAGTCGGCGCCGGGTATCCTCGCGGTCAACATATCCATCTTCATCGGCTATCGCCTGAGAGGAATACGAGGAAGCATCATCACAGCTTTGGGAACGGTACTTCCGTCTTTCCTCATCATCCTTGCCATAGCTTTATTTTTCCATAATTTCAAAGACAATATCTACGTAGAACGCATCTTCAAGGGGATTCGCCCGGCCGTTGTGGCACTGATAGCCGCCCCGACCTTCAGCATGGCGAAGTCCGCCAAAATCAACCGCCACACAATTTGGATTCCGGTTGTCTCGGCACTGCTCATTTGGTTATTGGGCTTCTCCCCTATTTGGATTATCATAGCTGCCGGCATAGGCGGATACCTGTTCGGAAAGCTACGTTCTCCGAAAGTTAAAAGTTAG
- the uvrA gene encoding excinuclease ABC subunit UvrA, with amino-acid sequence MTKNTSIIIKGARVNNLKNIDVEIPRNRLVVITGLSGSGKSSLAFDTLYAEGQRRYVESLSSYARQFLGRMSKPECDFIKGIPPAIAIEQKVSSRNPRSTVGTSTEIYEYLRLLYARVGRTFSPVSGQEVKKHSTEDIVNCMLQQPEGTRYTVLAPILLREGRTLQQQLEIDMKQGFNRLEVNGEMVRIDEYQPKDGDTLFLLVDRMTASSEKDAVSRLTDSAETAMYEGDGACLLRFYQPDGSTSLYRFSTKFEADGITFEEPNDQMFSFNSPIGACPECEGFGRVVGIDEHLVIPNRSLSVYEGAVVCWRGEKMGEWKDMVIRGAEKAGFPIFTPYYQLTDEQRRMLWEGTRYFEGINAFFKMVQENQYKIQYRVMLARYRGKTLCPKCHGTRLKPEAGYVRVGGRSISELVDLPITELKTFFDNLKLDKHDTDVARRILIEINNRIRFLLDVGLGYLTLNRLSNSLSGGESQRINLATSLGSSLVGSLYILDEPSIGLHSRDTDKLIHVLRQLQQLGNTVVVVEHDEEIIRAADYIIDIGPKAGRLGGEVVYQGDMKDLQKNSNSYTVRYLLGEETIPVPESRRPWNQYIEITGARENNLKGVDVRIPLNVMTVVTGVSGSGKSTLVRDIFFRALKRELDECSERPGEFATIGGDLQNLRNVEFVDQNPIGKSSRSNPVTYIKAYDEIRKLWSEQPLAKQMGYTAGHFSFNSEGGRCEECKGEGTITVEMQFMADLVLECESCHGKRFKTDTLEVKFHDVNIYDVLEMTVNQAIEFFTQYGQKKIVKRLQPLQDVGLGYIKLGQSSSTLSGGENQRVKLAYYLSMEKADPTLFIFDEPTTGLHFHDIRKLLEAFDALIRRGHSIVIIEHNMDVVKCADHVIDLGPEGGDKGGYIVATGTPEEVAACAASYTGQFLKEKLQ; translated from the coding sequence ATGACAAAAAATACATCTATCATCATAAAAGGAGCCCGTGTCAATAACCTGAAGAACATTGACGTAGAGATACCCCGCAACAGGCTGGTCGTCATCACCGGACTATCCGGCTCCGGAAAATCCTCACTTGCATTCGATACGCTTTATGCCGAAGGGCAACGCCGGTACGTGGAGAGCCTCAGCAGTTACGCCCGTCAGTTTTTGGGACGCATGAGCAAGCCCGAATGTGATTTCATCAAAGGCATCCCCCCTGCTATTGCCATCGAACAGAAGGTAAGCAGCCGCAACCCGCGCTCCACAGTGGGAACCTCCACCGAAATTTACGAATACCTGCGTTTGCTCTATGCCCGGGTGGGACGGACATTCAGCCCGGTCAGCGGTCAGGAGGTAAAGAAGCACTCCACCGAAGACATTGTGAACTGCATGCTCCAGCAGCCCGAAGGAACACGCTACACCGTACTCGCTCCGATATTGCTCCGCGAGGGACGCACCTTGCAGCAGCAACTGGAGATAGATATGAAACAGGGATTCAACCGGCTGGAAGTAAACGGAGAAATGGTGCGCATTGACGAATACCAGCCCAAAGACGGCGACACCCTGTTTCTTTTGGTAGACCGCATGACTGCTTCCAGTGAAAAAGATGCCGTCAGCCGCCTTACCGATTCCGCCGAAACCGCCATGTACGAAGGCGACGGGGCCTGCCTGCTACGCTTCTACCAGCCGGACGGCAGCACCAGCCTGTACCGTTTCAGCACCAAATTCGAGGCGGACGGCATAACGTTTGAAGAGCCCAACGACCAGATGTTCTCCTTCAACTCCCCTATCGGAGCCTGTCCGGAGTGTGAGGGTTTCGGACGTGTCGTCGGCATTGACGAGCATCTGGTCATCCCCAACCGTTCCCTCTCCGTCTACGAAGGTGCGGTGGTGTGCTGGCGAGGCGAGAAGATGGGCGAGTGGAAAGACATGGTGATACGCGGTGCGGAAAAAGCCGGCTTCCCCATTTTCACCCCTTACTACCAACTGACGGACGAACAGCGCCGGATGCTGTGGGAAGGGACCCGTTACTTCGAGGGCATCAACGCCTTCTTCAAGATGGTGCAGGAGAATCAATACAAGATACAATATCGCGTAATGCTGGCACGCTATCGCGGCAAAACGCTTTGCCCCAAATGTCATGGCACAAGGCTGAAACCCGAAGCCGGCTATGTCCGGGTAGGCGGACGCAGCATCTCCGAATTGGTGGACCTGCCCATCACCGAACTAAAAACCTTTTTCGATAACCTGAAACTGGACAAGCACGACACCGACGTGGCACGCCGCATCCTCATAGAAATCAACAACCGCATCCGCTTCCTGCTGGATGTAGGTTTGGGATATCTCACGCTGAACCGTCTCAGCAATTCGCTTTCCGGCGGCGAGAGCCAGCGCATCAATCTGGCAACTTCGCTCGGAAGCAGCCTTGTGGGCAGTCTCTACATATTGGACGAGCCGAGCATCGGACTTCACAGCCGCGACACAGACAAGCTGATACATGTCCTGCGCCAACTGCAACAACTGGGCAATACGGTAGTGGTAGTGGAACACGATGAAGAAATTATCCGGGCTGCCGACTATATCATCGACATCGGTCCCAAAGCCGGACGCCTGGGAGGAGAAGTTGTGTATCAAGGGGACATGAAAGACCTGCAAAAGAACAGCAACAGCTACACAGTGCGTTATCTTTTGGGTGAGGAAACCATTCCCGTACCCGAAAGCCGCCGTCCCTGGAACCAGTATATTGAAATCACAGGCGCACGCGAGAACAACCTGAAAGGCGTGGACGTACGTATCCCGCTTAATGTAATGACGGTAGTCACCGGCGTGTCGGGTTCGGGCAAGAGTACGCTGGTACGCGACATCTTCTTCCGCGCCCTCAAACGCGAGTTGGACGAATGCAGCGAACGTCCCGGAGAGTTTGCCACCATCGGCGGAGATTTGCAGAACCTGCGCAATGTTGAGTTCGTAGACCAAAACCCTATCGGCAAATCTTCGCGTTCCAATCCCGTAACCTATATCAAGGCTTACGATGAGATTCGTAAGTTATGGTCGGAACAACCCCTTGCCAAGCAAATGGGCTACACCGCCGGGCACTTCAGCTTCAACAGTGAAGGCGGCCGTTGCGAGGAATGTAAGGGAGAAGGCACTATCACCGTAGAAATGCAGTTCATGGCCGACCTCGTACTGGAGTGCGAATCCTGTCATGGCAAACGTTTCAAGACCGATACCTTGGAAGTGAAGTTCCACGATGTCAACATCTATGATGTGCTGGAAATGACCGTTAACCAAGCCATTGAGTTCTTCACCCAATATGGGCAAAAGAAAATAGTGAAACGACTGCAACCTCTGCAAGATGTCGGATTGGGATACATCAAGCTCGGCCAGTCGTCGTCCACCCTGTCCGGAGGCGAGAACCAGCGCGTAAAATTAGCCTACTATCTTAGCATGGAGAAAGCAGACCCTACACTTTTCATCTTTGACGAACCGACCACCGGACTGCACTTTCACGACATCCGCAAATTGCTGGAAGCCTTCGATGCTTTGATACGCCGGGGACACTCCATCGTCATTATCGAGCACAACATGGACGTGGTGAAATGTGCCGACCATGTTATCGACCTCGGCCCTGAGGGCGGAGACAAAGGCGGATATATCGTAGCAACCGGCACGCCGGAAGAGGTAGCGGCATGTGCAGCAAGCTATACCGGACAGTTCCTAAAGGAGAAACTACAATAA
- a CDS encoding response regulator, which produces MKKHFFFFILLLFPLLAAAQTYKYIGVEDGLSNRRVYAIQKGPKGYMWFLTHDGIDRYNGKEFKHYKLMDGEEEVNSMMSLSWLYTDAKGRLWEIGKQGRVFCYESKHDRFQLVYKLPKSETKDLHTPVSYGFIDDNYIVWLCNQKNIYLYDSETERCTTIKNEINESITDIEQIDANHYFIGTDVGIHYAELKDKKLMLSPCNKLDTLKLQVNELFYHKGSRKVFIGTFQRGMYVYDLKLHKASLVKSGLADISINRIIAFGDKEILIATDGAGIHKMNVETYSTEPYIVADFNRYNAMNGNTIYDIYIDEEQRIWMANYPIGITVRNNRYNDYKWIKHSIGNKQSLINDQVNAIIEDGEGDLWFATNNGISLYEHRTKQWHSFLSVFNTDHKNQSHTFISLCEISPGIIWAGGYSSGIYQINKKQYSVDFFTPASFGGKEIRPDKYIRSITKDSESHIWSGGYYNLKKIDFKNKKVTSIPGLDAITEIKERNKDYMWIGTANGLYLLEKATDKYQYIPMPVESSYIYSLYQAPNGLLYIGTNNSGLLIYDPVKKDFQHYHKDNCALISNNIYMILSDGKNDILLSTEYGLSSFYPQTKIFHNWTKEQGLQSDHFNANSGTLRKNGNAIFGSTDGAIEFPKKMVLPREYKSRMIFSDLRVFYQTVYPKDEGSPLIMDIDETSSLQLKYNQNIFSLQVSSINYDYPSLILYSWKLEGFYDGWSRPGEENIIRFTNLSPGHYTLRVRAISNEDQRIVLEERSMDIIIEQPVWLSIWALLLYTFILIAIASTTLRIIVLRKQRKISDEKIRFFVNTAHDIRTPLTLIKAPLEELSERETLTKDGVDNLSTALRNVNALLRLTTNLINFERADTYSNNFYVSEYELETYMTDIVNAFRAYASVKHINLTYESNFRYLNVWLDKDKMDSILKNIISNALKYTPEGGKVHVYVYETEDTWNVEVSDTGIGIPLNEQKKLFKMHFRGSNAINSKVTGSGIGLLLVWKLVHIHKGKLSFTSTEGKGSCIKVSFPKGEKRYRKAMHRPIPLTEKEQERKKLNDLEPITPAKESTPDLPVATAVTSVEGYEDAQLKTQDADNRSKILVVEDNDELREYLRRTLAENYHVQVCSNGKSALYIIKEYFPDLIISDIMMPEMRGDELCQVVKNDIATSHIPIILLTALNTDKNIIDGLQTGADEYIVKPFNIGILRATIANLLANRALLRHRYADLELNDDTHNTECLNCATDLDWKFIASIKKNVEENMDNPTFNIDLLCTLLNMSRTSFYNKLKALTDQAPGDYVRLIRLKHAMKLLKEQKHTITEIAEMTGFSDAKYFREVFKKHFNVSPSQYAKEDGNIGETKQQTE; this is translated from the coding sequence ATGAAAAAGCATTTCTTTTTCTTTATTCTCCTGCTATTCCCTCTTTTGGCCGCAGCCCAAACATATAAGTATATCGGCGTGGAAGATGGTTTGAGCAACAGACGGGTGTACGCAATTCAAAAGGGACCTAAGGGCTACATGTGGTTCCTCACGCACGATGGTATCGACCGTTACAACGGGAAAGAGTTCAAGCATTACAAACTCATGGACGGAGAGGAAGAAGTAAACTCCATGATGAGCCTCAGCTGGCTATATACGGATGCCAAAGGAAGATTATGGGAAATCGGCAAACAAGGACGTGTTTTCTGCTACGAAAGCAAACATGACCGTTTCCAACTGGTATACAAACTCCCCAAAAGCGAGACAAAAGATTTGCATACTCCTGTGAGCTACGGGTTCATAGACGATAACTACATAGTATGGCTTTGCAACCAAAAGAACATCTACCTGTACGACAGCGAAACAGAAAGATGCACTACCATTAAAAATGAAATCAATGAGAGCATAACGGATATTGAACAGATTGATGCCAACCATTATTTCATCGGCACAGATGTCGGCATACATTATGCCGAACTGAAAGACAAGAAACTTATGCTCAGTCCCTGCAACAAGCTGGACACCCTGAAATTACAAGTAAACGAACTTTTCTATCACAAGGGAAGCCGCAAAGTCTTTATCGGAACTTTTCAAAGAGGCATGTATGTATATGACCTCAAGCTCCACAAAGCATCCCTCGTAAAATCCGGTTTGGCGGACATCAGCATAAACCGTATCATTGCTTTCGGAGACAAAGAAATACTTATAGCCACAGACGGTGCCGGTATCCACAAAATGAATGTGGAGACTTACTCTACCGAACCCTATATCGTCGCTGACTTCAACCGATACAACGCCATGAACGGCAACACCATCTACGACATATACATCGACGAGGAGCAGCGCATTTGGATGGCAAACTACCCCATAGGCATTACTGTGCGTAACAACCGGTATAACGATTATAAATGGATAAAACATTCGATAGGCAATAAACAGTCCCTCATCAACGATCAGGTAAATGCGATCATAGAAGACGGGGAAGGCGACTTATGGTTTGCAACCAACAACGGAATCAGCCTATATGAGCATCGCACCAAGCAGTGGCACTCATTCCTTAGTGTATTCAATACTGACCACAAGAATCAAAGCCATACATTTATTTCTTTATGTGAAATCAGTCCCGGCATCATCTGGGCAGGCGGATACAGTTCCGGTATTTATCAGATAAACAAGAAACAATATTCTGTCGATTTTTTTACTCCCGCATCATTCGGCGGAAAAGAGATTCGTCCGGATAAGTACATCCGTTCCATTACTAAAGACAGCGAAAGTCATATCTGGTCCGGCGGGTATTATAACCTTAAAAAGATAGACTTTAAAAATAAAAAGGTCACCTCCATACCCGGACTGGATGCCATAACGGAGATAAAAGAGAGGAATAAGGACTATATGTGGATAGGTACAGCCAACGGGCTATACTTATTGGAAAAAGCAACCGACAAGTATCAATACATTCCGATGCCGGTAGAGTCCTCCTATATATACTCATTATACCAAGCCCCAAACGGGTTGCTGTATATCGGAACGAACAACTCCGGCCTGCTTATCTATGACCCCGTCAAGAAAGATTTCCAACATTATCATAAAGATAACTGCGCACTCATCTCCAATAATATCTACATGATTCTTTCCGATGGAAAGAATGACATATTGCTGAGCACCGAGTATGGCTTGAGCAGTTTCTATCCTCAAACAAAGATATTCCACAATTGGACAAAAGAACAAGGGCTGCAATCCGACCATTTCAATGCCAACTCAGGAACGCTCCGCAAGAATGGGAATGCCATATTCGGCAGCACCGACGGCGCCATAGAATTCCCTAAAAAAATGGTATTACCGCGCGAATATAAATCACGCATGATATTCAGCGATCTGCGTGTGTTTTATCAGACGGTATATCCGAAGGATGAGGGCTCTCCCCTTATTATGGACATCGACGAGACCAGCAGTTTACAGTTGAAGTACAATCAAAATATATTCTCTCTTCAGGTGTCTTCTATCAACTACGATTACCCTTCCCTCATACTATATTCGTGGAAGCTGGAAGGATTCTATGACGGCTGGAGCCGTCCGGGAGAAGAGAATATCATCCGTTTCACTAATTTGAGTCCCGGCCACTACACATTACGCGTTCGTGCCATATCCAACGAAGATCAGCGTATTGTGCTGGAAGAGCGCAGCATGGACATCATTATCGAGCAGCCTGTCTGGCTAAGTATATGGGCTCTGCTACTGTACACATTCATCCTGATTGCTATCGCAAGCACAACATTGCGCATTATCGTGTTACGCAAGCAAAGAAAAATATCCGATGAAAAGATTCGTTTCTTTGTCAATACGGCACATGACATCCGCACTCCGTTAACGCTTATCAAAGCTCCGCTGGAGGAACTCTCCGAACGCGAAACGCTGACCAAAGACGGGGTTGACAATCTCAGTACGGCGCTTCGTAATGTGAATGCTTTGCTACGTCTCACAACCAATCTAATCAATTTTGAACGTGCAGACACTTATTCAAACAATTTCTACGTATCCGAATACGAGCTGGAGACTTACATGACCGACATCGTCAACGCCTTCCGCGCGTATGCATCCGTAAAACATATCAACCTGACTTATGAAAGCAACTTCCGCTATCTGAACGTCTGGCTGGATAAGGATAAGATGGATTCCATCCTGAAAAACATCATATCCAATGCATTGAAGTATACGCCCGAAGGCGGAAAAGTGCATGTCTATGTATACGAGACAGAAGACACCTGGAACGTAGAAGTCAGCGATACGGGCATCGGTATTCCACTAAATGAACAAAAGAAGCTGTTCAAGATGCACTTCCGCGGCAGCAATGCCATCAATTCCAAAGTAACCGGCAGCGGAATAGGCCTGTTGTTGGTATGGAAACTCGTGCACATACACAAAGGGAAGCTCAGTTTTACCAGTACGGAAGGCAAGGGCTCCTGCATCAAAGTCTCTTTCCCCAAAGGCGAGAAGCGCTACCGCAAAGCCATGCACCGCCCTATTCCCCTAACGGAAAAAGAGCAGGAACGGAAAAAGTTAAATGACCTGGAGCCAATAACCCCTGCAAAGGAGAGTACGCCGGATCTTCCCGTTGCAACGGCAGTTACTTCCGTAGAGGGTTACGAAGATGCCCAGCTGAAAACTCAGGACGCCGATAACCGTTCAAAGATATTGGTGGTAGAGGACAACGACGAGTTAAGAGAATATCTGCGCCGCACTCTGGCAGAGAACTACCATGTGCAGGTATGTTCCAACGGTAAGTCGGCGCTCTATATTATAAAAGAATATTTCCCCGACCTGATTATATCGGATATTATGATGCCCGAAATGCGGGGCGACGAGCTATGTCAGGTCGTAAAAAACGATATTGCCACTTCCCACATTCCCATTATCCTGCTAACCGCCCTCAATACGGATAAAAACATCATCGACGGGCTGCAAACCGGAGCAGACGAGTACATCGTGAAACCGTTTAACATCGGAATTCTGCGTGCCACCATTGCCAATCTGTTAGCCAACCGCGCTTTGTTGCGCCACAGATATGCCGATCTGGAGTTGAATGATGACACCCACAATACGGAATGTCTCAACTGCGCTACGGATCTGGACTGGAAATTCATAGCCAGCATCAAAAAGAATGTGGAAGAAAACATGGACAATCCGACCTTCAACATTGACCTGCTTTGCACCTTGCTCAACATGAGCCGTACCAGCTTCTACAACAAGCTAAAGGCGCTGACCGACCAGGCTCCGGGAGATTATGTCCGCCTGATCCGCCTGAAACACGCCATGAAGCTGCTGAAAGAACAGAAGCACACAATCACTGAAATTGCAGAAATGACCGGATTCAGCGATGCCAAGTACTTCCGCGAAGTCTTTAAGAAACATTTCAATGTAAGTCCGAGCCAATATGCAAAAGAAGACGGCAATATTGGCGAAACGAAACAACAGACCGAATGA